In one Alnus glutinosa chromosome 12, dhAlnGlut1.1, whole genome shotgun sequence genomic region, the following are encoded:
- the LOC133852638 gene encoding uncharacterized protein LOC133852638, which translates to MHTTCVIQEPRKKQKVNEEEDIDWNHKCLGDLLKAVLRHILSFLPTKDAVRTSVLSKRWEYLWASTPNLDFERSLLAKRNFLRNFVERVFCLRDCCVMEHSLSIVMCSVMHLVFIRGSMPLKEPRKKQKLNEEEDIDWNHKCLGDLLEAVRHKCLGDLLEAVRRHILSFLPTKDAVRTSVLPKRTLTNEVLRALSLVPTSRPTPWLSLHPYFLYQILATWLKFGQSGR; encoded by the exons ATGCACACAACTTGTGTGATTCAAGAACCCCGAAAGAAGCAGAAAGTCAATGAAGAAGAGGACATTGATTGGAACCACAAATGCTTGGGCGACTTACTTAAGGCAGTTCTTCGACACATCCTTTCATTTCTTCCCACAAAAGATGCTGTTAGGACAAGCGTGCTTTCTAAAAGGTGGGAATACCTATGGGCTTCTACTCCCAATCTGGATTTTGAACGATCATTGCTTGctaagagaaattttttgaggAATTTTGTGGAAAGGGTGTTCTGTCTTCGTGACTGTTGTGTTATGGAACATTCACTCTCTATTGTGATGTGCTCTGTGATGCATCTCGTATTCATACGTGGATCTATGCCGTTGAAAG AACCCCGAAAGAAGCAGAAACTCAATGAAGAAGAGGACATTGATTGGAACCACAAATGCTTAGGCGACTTACTTGAGGCTGTTCGTCACAAATGCTTAGGCGACTTACTTGAGGCTGTTCGTCGACACATCCTTTCATTTCTTCCCACTAAAGATGCTGTTAGGACAAGCGTGCTTCCTAAAAG GACATTGACAAATGAGGTATTACGCGCTCTTTCATTGGTGCCTACTTCTAGGCCAACCCCTTGGTTGTCTCTACACCCCTACTTCCTTTATCAGATCCTAGCCACCTGGCTGAAATTCGGCCAATCTGGACGGTAA